A genome region from Aliivibrio salmonicida LFI1238 includes the following:
- a CDS encoding IS66-like element ISVsa2 family transposase, with product MTDKIKPLPDTIDELKALVLQLENKYNRLLEQFRLAQHQRFGKSSESDSTQFDLFNETEEEIIIENDDTQTITYTRQKPKRQRLPEDLPRTVIIHDIKDKTCKCCGLEMHAMGKDISEKLEFVPAKVEVIQHVRPKYACRNCEKNNTSVDIKQAPMPASPIPKGIATASLLAQIITAKFQYSLPLYRQETLFQQWGIIIGRRTMADWLIKCSVLFTPLNNELHRILLEQPTLHCDETTVNVLDVEKAKCYMWVYCSGYDSPGSGVLPGIVLYDYQSSRHGYHPVNFLKGYNGYLHTDGYQGYEQTEAILVGCWAHARRRFIEAQRVQVKGKTGSADWVLSKIQKLYRIESLLKEASPEAKYVARQTEARDLLKELRDWLDSAVSRVSPKTKLGEAISYTLNQWDKLVRYIDDGLLSIDNNRAERAVKPFVIGRKNWLFSGSTAGADSSAMLYSIVETAKANGLIPYDYIRYCLDRLCVGSPDIDSLLPWNVKDKV from the coding sequence ATGACTGATAAAATAAAACCACTTCCTGATACCATTGACGAGCTGAAAGCACTTGTGCTTCAGCTTGAAAATAAATATAACCGTCTTCTAGAGCAATTTCGGCTGGCTCAACATCAGCGCTTTGGTAAAAGCAGTGAATCTGACTCGACTCAATTTGATTTATTCAATGAAACAGAAGAAGAAATCATCATTGAAAATGATGACACACAAACGATTACCTACACTCGTCAAAAGCCAAAACGCCAACGCTTACCTGAAGACTTACCGCGTACTGTTATTATCCACGACATAAAAGATAAAACTTGTAAGTGTTGCGGTCTAGAGATGCATGCGATGGGTAAAGACATCAGTGAAAAGTTGGAATTTGTACCAGCTAAAGTGGAAGTTATTCAACATGTTCGTCCTAAATATGCTTGCCGAAATTGTGAAAAAAACAATACTTCAGTAGACATTAAACAAGCCCCAATGCCAGCGTCACCAATCCCTAAAGGGATTGCGACCGCAAGTTTACTTGCTCAAATTATTACGGCTAAATTTCAATACAGTCTTCCACTTTATCGTCAAGAAACGTTATTTCAGCAATGGGGTATCATTATTGGACGGCGAACGATGGCGGATTGGTTAATAAAATGCTCGGTACTATTTACCCCTCTTAATAACGAGTTACATCGTATTTTGCTTGAACAACCCACTCTGCATTGTGATGAAACAACGGTAAATGTGTTGGATGTTGAAAAAGCAAAATGTTATATGTGGGTCTACTGCTCTGGCTATGATTCTCCAGGCTCTGGTGTTTTGCCTGGAATTGTACTTTATGATTATCAATCTAGCAGGCATGGCTACCATCCAGTTAACTTTTTAAAAGGTTATAACGGGTATTTACATACCGATGGTTACCAAGGTTATGAACAAACTGAAGCGATTTTAGTTGGCTGTTGGGCACACGCACGTCGACGATTTATTGAGGCTCAACGTGTTCAAGTAAAAGGGAAAACAGGGAGTGCAGATTGGGTATTGAGTAAAATCCAAAAGCTATACCGGATCGAATCGTTATTAAAAGAGGCTTCCCCTGAAGCCAAGTATGTTGCTAGGCAGACAGAAGCCCGCGATTTACTTAAAGAGCTCCGTGATTGGCTTGATAGCGCAGTTAGTCGAGTATCACCTAAAACAAAATTAGGTGAGGCGATTAGCTATACATTAAATCAATGGGATAAATTAGTTCGTTATATTGATGATGGATTGTTATCTATTGATAACAATCGAGCAGAGCGAGCGGTTAAACCGTTTGTTATCGGCCGGAAAAACTGGTTATTTTCGGGTTCAACGGCTGGTGCAGATTCAAGTGCAATGCTTTACAGCATTGTAGAAACAGCAAAGGCAAACGGATTAATCCCTTACGATTATATTAGGTATTGTCTAGATCGTTTATGTGTTGGATCGCCAGATATCGATTCACTTTTACCTTGGAATGTAAAAGACAAGGTGTAG